In a single window of the Papaver somniferum cultivar HN1 chromosome 8, ASM357369v1, whole genome shotgun sequence genome:
- the LOC113306224 gene encoding uncharacterized protein LOC113306224 encodes MSEKFVHAVLNHGEHSSAFRVNTLITVDELKHFACLAALVIQMNNEDFYLNVDVIPKHTDCSTSSRSLSRSNSGCSSSSGASTSNYCVSESPKLVRVVDHDADKAKPLIIDEWRYVFDNIGREIVGGVKAVRIAVDQYKMCTGYKILILKNDKTRFTAKCEEDGCGWRIHFGPVNGDISRFVLKDSNVIHNIQGDPTLKPKQIMLLFKKTYGSNIKYHHARRGKKAVFEDQYGDDEKSYSDLNCYRYLRPMIYLDATFLIGRFRGTLMAATCVNGNDGFYPYAFAIVLSENKDKWFWFLDNLQQVVDDRPIVFLSDRHEGLLQGIPRTFPGSYHSYCFYHIKCNLPIGKGDANYNVVIDLFYKAAYSYTTSNFEEDLRGMHAIGCGHVANYLRTIPKEKWANAFFPVCRYAAHSLSIAESFNNWILEFKKLPAFSLLDAIRLKVMQMNSKRRVEGLENFNTMLTPVYEDLLNENINIGRGK; translated from the exons ATGTCTGAGAAGTTTGTTCATgctgttttgaatcatggtgaacATTCTTCTGCATTTCGTGTTAATACTTTAATCACCGTTGATGAATTGAAGCATTTTGCCT GTTTAGCTGCTCTTGTTATTCAGATGAAcaatgaagatttctatttgaatgTTGATGTGATTCCGAAGCATACTGATTGTAGCACTAGTTCAAGGTCTTTGTCTCGTTCTAATTCTGGTTGTAGCAGTAGTTCTGGTGCTAGTACTTCAAACTATTGTGTAAGTGAAAGTCCTAAGCTTGTAAGGGTGGTCGATCATGACGCGGACAAGGCCAAACCTCTCATTATCGATGAATGGCGTTATGTTTTTGACAATATTGGTAGAGAAATTGTGGGTGGTGTTAAAGCTGTAAGGATTGCTGTTGATCAATACAAGATGTGTACTGGTTACAAGATTCTTATTCTTAAAAACGACAAGACTCGTTTTACTGCGAAGTGCGAAGAAGATGGTtgtggttggaggattcactttgggcCTGTGAATGGTGACATTTCTCGATTTGTGCTGAAAGATTCTAACGTTATTCACAA TATACAGGGTGATCCCACTTTAAAACCCAAACAGATCATGTTACTCtttaagaagacttatgggtccaatattaagtatcaccatgcTCGTAGAGGGAAAAAAGCTGTATTTGAAGATCAATATGGTGACGACGAGAAGTCGTATAGCGATTTAAATTG CTATCGGTATCTCAggcccatgatttacttggacgctACTTTCCTCATTGGTAGATTCAGGGGTACTTTGATGGCTGCAACATGTGTCAATGGAAATGATGGTTTTTACCCATATGCCTTTGCTATTGTTTTATCTGAAAACAAAGACAAATGGTTTTGGTTTCTGGATAATCTTCAACAAGTAGTCGATGATCGTCcgattgttttccttagtgatcgtCACGAAGGACTTCTACAGGGCATTCCAAGAACATTTCCTGGTTCATATCACAGCTATTGCTTTTACCACATCAAGTgcaatctccctattggaaaaggTGATGCGAATTACAATGTCgttattgatttgttttacaaagctgCTTACTCTTACACAACATCGAACTTTGAAGAAGATTTGCGGGGCATGCATGCAATTGGTTGTGGACATGTTGCTAATTATCTCAGGACCATTCCAAAGGAGAAATGGGCAAATGCATTTTTCCCTGTATGCAGATATGCTGCTCACTCTTTATCTATTGCCGAGTCATTCAATAACTGGATTCTTGAGTTCAAAAAGTTGCCTGCTTTTTCTCTTCTCGATGCGATACg TTTGAAGGTTATGCAGATGAATTCTAAGAGAAGGGTAGAAGGTCTTGAAAATTTTAACACTATGCTCACTCCCGTATACGAGGATTTACTAAACGAGAACATCAACATTGGTC GTGGCAAGTAA
- the LOC113306225 gene encoding uncharacterized protein LOC113306225, protein MDATGVNGNQGFFHFAYALVPGEDIEGWEWFMENLQHCVDSRPITFITDRHEGLKQRIPKYFPNSYHSYCFHHLKNNLPIKKSHEKYKQLQDLFHKAAYYYSVAKYESALNEMCIIGCGWVAKYIRNIDPKHWTNAFFVGCRYGTHSSTIAESFNNWILPERDLPSAALVDEIRIKIMRMSAKRRELCRNYSDSLTPIYKDLLKSHVDIGRPWSVTESGNGIYEVHCPSSHAVDLMHMTCTCQRWKVFGFPCAHATTYITMSGIEVLRFVQPYFGSNHFCHMYAPTIRPIPNYDGPEAYEPDERVLPGIPRPPPGRPPKKRIRGAYDNERRPMKCSNCKKIGNHNEATCRVLMLE, encoded by the exons ATGGATGCCACTGGTGTGAATGGAAACCAAG GATTTTTTCATTTTGCGTATGCTTTAGTTCCTGGAGAAGACATTGAAGGGTGGGAGTGGTTTATGGAGAACCTGCAACATTGTGTCGACTCTCGTCCTATCACCTTTATCACTGATCGTCATGAAGGGCTGAAGCAAAGGATTCCCAAGTATTTTCCCAACTCTTATCATAGTTACTGTTTCcatcatttgaagaataacctCCCCATCAAGAAATCACATGAGAAGTATAAACAACTTCAAGATTTGTTCCATAAAGCTGCATACTACTATAGTGTTGCTAAATATGAGTCTGCTTTAAATGAGATGTGTATCATAGGATGTGGTTGGGTTGCCAAGTACATCAGAAATATCGATCCCAAGCACTGGACAAATGCTTTCTTCGTAGGATGTAGGTATGGAACACACTCGTCAACTATTGCAGAGTCTTTCAATAACTGGATTCTTCCTGAAAGGGATCTGCCTTCAGCTGCTCTTGTTGATGAGATTAGGATAAAGATTATGAGGATGAGTGCAAAAAGGCGTGAGCTCTGTAGAAATTATAGTGATAGTTTGACTCCCATTTATAAAGATCTACTCAAGTCACATGTCGATATAGGGCGTCCATGGAGTGTTACGGAGTCAGGTAATGGTATATATGAGGTTCACTGTCCTAGCTCTCATGCTGTTGATCTGATGCATATGACGTGCACTTGCCAGAGATGGAAAGTGTTTGGTTTCCCCTGTGCTCACGCCACTACTTATATTACTATGAGTGGTATTGAGGTGTTGAGGTTTGTTCAGCCTTACTTTGGTTCGAATCATTTTTGCCATATGTATGCTCCTACAATTCGACCCATTCCCAATTACGACGGGCCAGAAGCGTATGAACCTGACGAGAGAGTTTTACCTGGTATTCCAAGGCCACCTCCAGGAAGACCACCAAAGAAGCGCATTCGTGGTGCTTATGATAATGAGAGGAGGCCTATGAAGTGCTCAAATTGCAAGAAGATTGGGAACCACAACGAAGCTACCTGTCGTGTATTAATGCTGGAGTAG